In a genomic window of Phaeodactylum tricornutum CCAP 1055/1 chromosome 6, whole genome shotgun sequence:
- a CDS encoding predicted protein produces MAKASKNKTRMREESKGAFRVAKEEEEASIGGCPENNNPVHKTVDEDKTPQEKGGSNKSSTVTGKSIINSGDAESSDEDDLLEAAAAWAEGDDDDKQMKNLKVHQSNTKKPPQNKSKQSKDKLSTLNDNTATAASSLLSETSPDRMWSLHITQLDFDTTEFDLRQHFVTRGCALSSIRLVCDRGLNGKKLFRGVAFVDVLDEESYKTALALDKSDMLGRRINVRPTKTKSELADIVQRTKEIVKEKIKLNLEEMDEREASEKSHTSPNTDKKRSRKDKQRDGKERKPKRRKTEMLKSTDDNTKGNAKTEAVVPKDAKQATRGVKNQSPTGSKTIGNIDPNRKLSKKERNRKAAILIQMRRRR; encoded by the coding sequence ATGGCAAAGGCTAGCAAGAACAAGACGCGAATGCGAGAGGAAAGCAAGGGGGCCTTCCGAGTAGccaaagaggaagaagaagcatCTATTGGTGGCTGTCCTGAGAACAATAATCCTGTGCACAAGACTGTCGACGAGGACAAAACGCCACAGGAAAAAGGGGGATCGAACAAGTCTTCGACAGTAACGGGGAAGAGCATCATTAACAGTGGAGACGCCGAGTCATCGGATGAAGACGACTTGCTCGAAGCAGCAGCCGCCTGGGCGGagggagacgacgatgacaagCAAATGAAAAACCTTAAGGTGCACCAATCGAACACCAAAAAGCCGCCCCAGAACAAGAGCAAACAATCAAAGGACAAGTTGTCAACTTTGAATGATAATACGGCGACTGCCGCAAGCTCGCTTTTATCGGAGACTTCGCCAGACAGAATGTGGTCGCTACACATTACGCAGTTGGACTTTGACACCACCGAGTTCGACCTGCGTCAACATTTTGTCACGCGAGGATGCGCGCTTTCGTCCATTCGACTCGTTTGCGATCGCGGATTGAACGGCAAGAAACTGTTTCGGGGAGTTGCCTTTGTCGATGTCCTGGACGAGGAGTCGTACAAGACGGCATTGGCCTTAGATAAAAGTGATATGTTGGGACGCAGAATCAATGTGCGACCAACCAAGACCAAGTCCGAGTTGGCTGATATTGTGCAACGTACCAAAGAGATTGTAAAGGAAAAGATAAAATTGAATTTAGAAGAAATGGATGAGCGAGAGGCTAGCGAAAAGTCGCATACGTCGCCAAATACGGATAAGAAGAGATCGCGAAAGGACAAGCAAAGAGATGGAAAGGAGCGCAAACCGAAACGTCGCAAAACCGAAATGCTAAAGTCCACAGACGACAATACGAAAGGCAATGCAAAGACAGAAGCGGTAGTTCCCAAGGATGCAAAGCAGGCAACAAGAGGGGTCAAGAATCAATCTCCCACGGGTTCTAAAACGATTGGCAACATAGATCCGAACCGAAAATTGTCGAAAAAGGAACGCAATCGCAAAGCAGCCATCTTGATACAAAtgcgaagaagaagataG
- a CDS encoding predicted protein, with translation MDLLGNLGAEDQLTSTRAENSVLQAKVKELAQRVKVLAVENEALKVEVEIYRKEAALPSFSNLALGNSGSDMETEKANDGEAFFRSGNGVFPRQNEVTFRNLHGPANPLTCALSPDDTVLATGGADGQLMLCGWGAVYSPSESPDSVVQSASGIGCEAPVICVAFAPTLRGILAVGCMDGSIYFVQYSSSPGSNGIDLKRTGLPKTLHHKKYVRAVVWSPKGPLVATSSADGTVHLFKVERTGMELSELSVSLVTSLHLPGAVESMIFSDDHLICYARGTAYLSYFEIAKNFGLTKINLNAGTPGTASYEDHVSFAVMDMALYQNKYLALATDISRNIVLDVQDGKQIRNLYGHENDGFSQPKIAWSSNGSYLLGNTQHESCLCVWDIASAQVVERLEGHGQPVRAIYSSQTSDIVITTSFDKAVKFWFPQNESM, from the exons ATGGATCTACTAGGAAATTTAGGCGCAGAAGACCAGCTGACGTCAA CCCGCGCCGAAAACAGTGTACTGCAAGCGAAAGTTAAAGAGCTCGCGCAGCGCGTTAAAGTCTTGGCCGTAGAGAATGAAGCGCTGAAAGTGGAAGTCGAAATCTACCGTAAAGAGGCAGCCCTACCGTCCTTTTCCAATCTTGCATTAGGAAATTCGGGCAGTGATATGGAAACTGAAAAGGCAAACGATGGTGAGGCATTTTTTCGCTCTGGGAATGGAGTGTTCCCAAGACAAAACGAGGTAACGTTCCGCAATTTGCATGGCCCCGCCAATCCTTTGACCTGCGCACTTTCGCCGGATGATACTGTTTTAGCCACTGGTGGAGCAGATGGTCAGCTGATGCTATGCGGCTGGGGTGCGGTTTATAGTCCATCGGAAAGTCCCGATTCTGTAGTGCAGTCTGCATCTGGAATCGGCTGTGAAGCGCCTGTAATTTGCGTAGCCTTTGCACCGACGTTACGAGGCATTTTGGCAGTGGGGTGCATGGATGGATCCATCTATTTTGTGCAGTACTCTTCTTCACCGGGAAGCAATGGTATTGATTTGAAGCGGACTGGACTCCCCAAGACACTTCATCACAAAAAGTACGTACGTGCCGTCGTCTGGTCGCCGAAGGGACCTTTGGTAGCTACTAGTTCCGCAGATGGAACGGTCCACTTGTTCAAAGTAGAGCGTACCGGTATGGAACTTTCGGAGCTTTCCGTTTCGCTTGTCACCAGCCTGCACTTGCCCGGTGCTGTGGAATCCATGATCTTCAGTGACGACCATCTTATTTGCTACGCTCGTGGTACAGCGTACCTGTCGTACTTTGAAATCGCCAAAAACTTTGGCTTAACCAAAATCAATCTCAACGCCGGTACGCCAGGTACAGCAAGCTACGAAGATCATGTATCGTTTGCCGTGATGGACATGGCTCTATACCAAAACAAGTACTTGGCACTCGCCACGGATATCTCCCGTAATATTGTATTGGATGTGCAGGATGGCAAACAGATTCGAAACCTGTACGGGCATGAGAATGATGGATTCTCGCAACCCAAGATCGCATGGAGTTCCAACGGTAGTTACCTATTGGGGAACACACAGCACGAGAGCTGTCTTTGTGTGTGGGATATTGCCAGTGCGCAGGTCGTCGAACGTTTGGAAGGACACGGACAGCCCGTTCGTGCCATTTACAGTAGCCAGACGTCGGATATTGTCATCACAACTTCGTTCGACAAAGCAGTCAAATTCTGGTTCCCACAAAACGAGAGCATGTAG
- a CDS encoding predicted protein — protein MFVVTTVFDTIRIPPLLLSMPTVQAVHSEIDQKYPNRVLMDVGLVVGRYGECARVGHGFCVSGDGGAHHECEFRLIVFRPFVEEVCLGRITKSTAEGIHVSIGFFVDIFIPAYWMLRPSHYEEKSGLWIWTPKYDDDEEDAEDEADDAASIRRRSSSVGLDENQALPPSMHIVASICEDGLGLTTWWAAPVEDDDDEDMKEEPKQEEN, from the exons ATGTTTGTGGTGACTACAGTGTTCGATACTATCAGGATTCCTCCGCTGCTATTGTCTATGCCTACCGTCCAGGCTGTTCACAGTGAAATCGACCAAAAGTATCCCAACCGTGTGTTGATGGACGTGGGTTTGGTGGTGGGCCGGTACGGTGAATGTGCCAGGGTGGGACACGGCTTCTGTGTCTCGGGCGACGGAGGAGCACATCACGAATGTGAATTCAGATTGATCGTTTTTCGCCCTTTTGTAGAAGAAGTGTGCTTGGGACGCATCACCAAGAGTACCGCTGAAGGCATCCACGTATCAATCGGGTTTTTCGTCGACATTTTCATCCCTGCATACTGGATGCTAAGGCCAAGCCACTACGAAGAGAAATCAGGATTGTGGATTTGGACACCCAAGtatgacgatgacgaagaggacgcAGAAGACGAGGCCGATGATGCTGCCAGC ATTCGGAGACGATCCTCATCTGTTGGACTGGACGAGAATCAGGCCCTACCCCCGAGTATGCATATCGTTGCTTCGATCTGCGAAGATGGCCTCGGCTTGACAACCTGGTGGGCTGCGCCTgttgaagacgatgacgacgaagacatgAAGGAAGAACCCAaacaagaagaaaattgA
- a CDS encoding predicted protein: MSRTSNSSSVIQSRTRPPATSSLDQGDPVFPAFQNTSGERHDDISELDPTGTRHLETKNHTYVTVDINTTQWSTADFIADALRDRKRQETALLFQTGSVFPHNASGNNEILPSDSAAASPYQSYPSTILLIVLVHLIWVYQWNRKWRRRKTLTSYHALVQKKYWYQWWIALLSHPPVTDLETNESLERTREGLSTTQRTNNVPVLVFASSGVRQVVAFTGVAFVNGELSGITLLVYNSHVLWSCRALETLYNDFAGQYICVWIALAWLGVLLELFLNSLLLRMTSNVVEVAETNLESSRSVHQVLTYRTMGTLTVLMAALLVLFRIDFPNVPVQVLPFFGNPFFLMEPSVTYFVAVGILTTLSMGRHAITSVTFGTLVGSLWSAGLLEFLAEPYWAAWMVLQLALVTLLSLYEEYSNYVPCVDGVAWFEDGSSADLFGASSNRDDAFLRDASDRAAIELGGLLPEHNDLDMDEDTDRSLAERTPIFRRAQSTVRSRRMGSTPDV, from the coding sequence ATGTCCAGAACGagcaattcttcgtcagTAATACAAAGTCGAACACGACCTCCCGCAACAAGTTCGCTCGATCAAGGGGATCCAGTTTTTCCGGCTTTCCAAAACACCTCTGGGGAGCGTCACGACGACATCTCGGAGCTGGACCCTACTGGAACGCGGCATCTCGAGACCAAGAATCATACCTACGTAACCGTCGACATCAATACCACCCAATGGAGTACCGCCGATTTCATTGCGGACGCGCTGCGTGACAGGAAACGGCAAGAAACTGCCCTGCTTTTTCAAACCGGTAGCGTGTTCCCGCACAACGCCAGTGGCAACAACGAAATCCTGCCGAGCGACTCCGCAGCCGCATCGCCGTACCAAAGCTACCCCAGTACTATACTTCTCATTGTACTTGTACACCTTATATGGGTGTACCAATGGAACAGAAAATGGCGTCGCCGAAAAACCTTGACATCCTACCATGCTTTGGTTCAAAAGAAATATTGGTATCAGTGGTGGATTGCTCTGCTGTCGCATCCTCCTGTAACAGACTTGGAAACGAATGAATCTTTGGAGCGCACACGCGAGGGTTTGTCTACTACCCAGAGAACCAACAATGTTCCCGTCTTGGTTTTCGCGTCCTCTGGAGTGCGACAAGTAGTAGCTTTCACCGGGGTGGCATTCGTTAATGGAGAGCTCAGTGGCATCACGCTACTTGTCTACAACTCGCATGTATTGTGGTCGTGTCGGGCATTGGAAACACTGTATAATGACTTTGCGGGGCAATATATATGCGTTTGGATAGCTCTTGCTTGGTTGGGAGTCCTGCTCGAGCTCTTTTTGAACTCCCTCTTGCTTCGGATGACAAGCAATGTTGTCGAAGTTGCCGAAACAAACCTGGAATCCAGCCGTAGTGTCCATCAGGTTTTGACATACCGGACCATGGGAACGTTGACGGTCCTTATGGCTGCTCTTCTTGTGTTGTTTCGAATTGATTTCCCCAACGTTCCTGTGCAAGTATTGCCTTTTTTCGGAAATCCCTTCTTTTTGATGGAACCATCGGTGACCTACTTTGTGGCCGTGGGTATATTGACGACATTGTCCATGGGGAGACACGCCATCACTAGTGTCACATTTGGAACTCTAGTGGGATCGCTCTGGTCCGCAGGATTGCTCGAATTCTTGGCCGAACCGTACTGGGCAGCTTGGATGGTGCTGCAACTTGCGCTAGTCACGTTATTGTCGCTGTACGAAGAGTATTCGAACTATGTGCCCTGCGTGGATGGGGTAGCATGGTTCGAAGATGGATCGTCTGCTGACCTTTTCGGAGCGAGCTCCAATCGTGACGATGCTTTTCTCCGCGATGCTTCGGACCGCGCCGCAATCGAACTTGGTGGTCTTTTACCGGAACACAATGACTTGGACATGGACGAAGATACTGATCGTTCCTTGGCGGAACGGACGCCAATTTTTCGGAGAGCACAGTCTACCGTTCGCTCCCGGCGTATGGGATCAACGCCCGACGTTTGA
- a CDS encoding predicted protein, protein MSKIPGSAHMNMGVGGLTILGGVAGFARKRSKASLVAGLGVGSMLLGSSYLIVKTDQIYEAHLLGTTAGGILALGMGKRFVSTRKVMPAGLVMALGAVTCAYNFNKAQEWKPT, encoded by the coding sequence ATGTCCAAGATTCCGGGATCCGCGCACATGAACATGGGCGTTGGTGGTTTGACTATTCTCGGCGGCGTCGCCGGTTTTGCGCGCAAACGTAGTAAAGCAAGCTTGGTCGCCGGCCTCGGTGTGGGCTCGATGCTGCTTGGTTCGAGCTATCTGATTGTCAAGACGGATCAAATCTACGAAGCGCATCTACTGGGCACTACCGCCGGCGGTATTCTCGCGCTGGGAATGGGAAAACGCTTCGTGTCGACGAGGAAGGTCATGCCAGCAGGTCTGGTCATGGCGCTTGGTGCCGTGACTTGTGCGTACAACTTCAACAAGGCGCAAGAATGGAAACCCACGTAG